A region from the Leptospirillum ferriphilum ML-04 genome encodes:
- a CDS encoding helix-turn-helix domain-containing protein: MNLVIDVLKLHYQDQCSNRGIAKRLGISRPTVQKYLDLTKEGGIDQ, encoded by the coding sequence ATGAATCTCGTCATCGATGTCTTGAAATTGCACTATCAGGATCAATGCTCGAACCGGGGCATTGCCAAGCGGCTCGGGATCTCGCGCCCGACAGTCCAAAAGTATCTGGATTTGACCAAAGAGGGCGGAATAGACCAGTGA